CCAATACTAGTTGAGGCGTCAAGCTAGCGACGTTAAACAAGAGcttattgggaggcaacccaatttttattttatttttatttttatttttatttattttatcttattattttattatttattattttcatatattaataaaattctcttcttTTAGGTAAATCGAAACGAAGATAGGAAGAAAGGAGAAACGAAAAATATGCAGCCAAACAGCCCCTACTCGACACTTTTGGCCAGCAACTAGTGGATCTCATTACCATCATACTTGAACGACAGTAATTACACGGGGAGTTCCTCTACACATTTTTCTCCTATTTTATGTATtccacatcgaggactatgtgttttaagtagggggaggCATTCCTTATTATTTCTGTCATTTTAGCTGCTGATTTGGTTGTTGCTgcccatataattttttttaagcaTATTTTGCCTCTTTTCTTACCCAAGAATTTAACCACGACTTGCCCACTGTTTGACCCACATGCATGAGTCTTATCTACtgagttaattatgattttgcttgatagatttcatctccactattttatttcttttagtttaaataattataattaatgaagttaaccctatcttgattttggtaaatttgattaagtctaaatacaAAAGGACACTTAATataattgcatgcttaaaatattttcatgactattaaggtggttactgaaacttatttttgacacttgattgtttttcctaagtccaccaaaattaaaatttcgtttaataataataataataatgtttctatggttatgagtgcagcttaagacgtgactagctgagtaaccggggtagggtgcttgggttatCATCCTATTTCgcatcaaaaggttgtgtgacgtgttaggtaaaactccgctaaccggaattaatttctaagaatgtgttgggctgagtaaccggggtgaggtgcttggctgtcatTTCTCTTCGCCTCAAAAGGTTCgatatatttttagaaaaaataaaaattaggattatgttgggctgagtaacgggggtggggtgcttggctgtcatctctcttcgtgttaaaaggttcaatatattcctaagtaaaaataaataaattaaatcaaaattctataaaaaaagaaaaaaagtcatATTAATAAAATGTGAGGACTAAAGGTAAAAATGAATAGggtgtcttgataggtttggtaaattacctaattttcatgaaataatccaagtcgatcttaattttatGTGTGTTAATTGGAacactttttcaattttacttaaatcaagttaaaggttctctttatttttcgtaTGCATTTTCACTAATTTTTATTAAACTTTGGAGTAGTACTTCTTTCATGGCAGGATTTAATTTGCACAGTGGACAGGAACCATACTTGAAGgtaagcatgggctaagtagggggaatttgataatgctctagaataacgtatttttatgtattaatcatgtgcTTATTCTGGgtttgatcctactaatttgagctatttatgtctttttatcgattagggactgatttggaggcaaaagcaaaattaagggacaaaagtgcAAATTTGAAGACACAATGGGCTGATATGCGACGCAGGAACAAAATTGTGCCAAAAGTGCAAGCATGGAAGACACAAGAAAAacgcaaaaagaagagattttattttataagactctattttattaggataattaatattaagataattattaggattatttaattttaggattttattttaattatctttatttatctttaattaattgtatttatctttttagaatttaagttaaattagactatctccctagcactataaataggggatgaagtGACTATATTGGGATTCAtccttttctgtaaacactctcccccctgaaagtctaggcttttattttttcatattttcctTCAATAAAATccccttttccatttttatatttattttcttttccaccattatcatggccactaaaacctatctagccgaaagttgtcaatattcccaaaaaagggttcttgaggcctagaatccatACTTAGCCTTCtcaccaagtattcatcgtttctctgcactacgggctgacgcttccgtccatggcccttaagaagtaagcttttcaacatatgcaaaggcggccgctttgtatgttttggaaggattacaCAGTtagttcgttaacttactgcgtcagaggttggcaagccaaagagacaaaatggcgtgggattcgccattgagaagagttgatctagcatagatcactggctagagtcaggttccctaaaaatcgtaagtctaatttttggagctggtggtcgtaggcgtcctcttctactataactggcttacttgagttgagaagggttaTTTAAAAGTCGAGGATTGAACCTAAGGCGGAATGGgacaactggaggctggaatctaccaataagaatttctttttctttaattctctttattatttttatatattctccATCTCAATTTCcgtcatttatttaatttcgcaatttcaatttaatttaaatattatttttatttttccaaatcgaaattcttaattctgtttttttttatttttcaggaacgcaagtttcttggccaagaaattgtccaaGATTTTAAaaaacgagcattcgtacaatccggtccttgaggattcgaccctacttcccctttactgttatttttattattttacagggagtaggatatttttggtgctctcaacgaccgcatcaataTTTGTATAGTTTCGTTAGAATCATTAATTTGAATTCAAGAAAAAATTGGGTTTCTTCAATACAATGTGTAGAGTGTACCTAGCAGTCTACCTTTATGTGCGCCTTAAATACTAGTAACTTTACTAGTACATAAAAAGTGGTCTGATCGTAAAGTTTCTATGGTTGCTTTCCAAAAGGATAaagtaatatttaatttttaaatttttaaaaattggatTTCATTTTCATATTAGTCTTAAAATTGGataaattttcttaattttaatttatgtaatgacGTGATATTTTGTTATTATGTCATATTATAACCTaaaaattataagtttttatAAAAAATCTAGGCGATGACATGAACATGaaccaaaattgaaaaaaattgtcAAGGTGAAGGATTAATGTAGAGTAAAAATAAAATCTAGAGACCAAAGTGAAAAAAATGTTGATATTCACGTggtataaaagaataaaaataaatatataattatatttggatacaccaaatttagataatttaaatCTTAAGTTAGATTATTAGAGTTATCCATCAAAGTTACTATGTTGAGTTGAAATATTTAGAGATTTAATATAATTTGATTCTGAATCCAATGTAACATTGGGATATTGAAGCATCTTTGTCGGAACAGTTATCATCCATCTTGTTGCTTTTATCAGTTAAATTGAAACAGAGAATCTTGGGTGATGCTTCtttagatttttaatttttactttctttttGGCCAATAATGTTGCTAGAATTTGGAAGTTGAAGCCACGGAAAAGAGTAAAAAGAGAGAATAATCTAACTTTATAAGTACTATCAAATTCAGTATGAATTAAAAATGATATTGTTCCCATGTCATGTGCAACTGCAAACTTGCTCTCCGGACAAAACTGGGAATCTCGGAAGAGGAAAATCATGGAAAACATGCAAGGCCTAAACAAGTTGCTTGAATGAAATCATTTGCCTTAGAACTGACATTTAGTGCCATCTTGAGTCTTTACACTGCTTTTAAGAAGAATACCAGCAATCCCTTTTGAAGTGTTTTTTTTTAATGGATTATACAGTTAAAAGTTTGGAAAACTTTAAAGTTTTTGGAAGTTTGGAAAACATAGGTGAAGACTATGGCACTATGTACTAACTAAGAATTTGCAGTCAATCTGATAACATCATTTAATGCCTGTCTCACAAGAACAAAAATGTCATAACTCCTAGCTAAGCCTAAACTCAGCACTACTTTTCGTGAACTCTAGATCGATTAAGAATAAGTTATACGAGCAAAGATTAGGATATACAATGAAATGGTTACGTGATTACAAGTAAAGATGACTGGATACGTCACCTCCGGCCACAATCCGTGTAACAATGCTTACATGATGTTGAGAAACCTGTTTAAATGTCTGGCAACCAGTCAAACTCATACCCACCATGGTTTCTCTGTTAAGTCCTTCGATAAAATATACCTGAAACTTGAATTATAAGGCAACCAGTCAATAACCTGCGATGATTTCTTCTTCGATTTACCGTCAATACATTTCTGTATCGAATTGTGGAGCTTCTTGTCAACATTTTTAGCAACCCAATTCAGGATATCATCTGAGCTGATAGAGGCTTCTTTTGCAAACCTTTCCAACACTCTTGGTAGAAATACTTTCTTTGACTTCTTCACAACTACATTTGCTTGAAGAAACTCTCTTTTTGCAACTTCCAGCTCTTCTTTAACATTTGATGCAGTGTAAACTTTTAGCTATTATAAAAAAGAACAAGTTAAGACGTGGTAGAAATTTTGTTGTCAAAACTAATTTAGAATACAGATTTGTTTATCCTCCAAATATTTGTTGTCAAACCCGAGtaaatgatggttcgattatcTTTTCAAAGTTTCATACTGCATTTACCATGTAAAAGAGAAGTAGAAGTTACCACAGGATCAGAAAATGCACCAGTACAAAGAGCAAAGCAGGCAAGTGGTTGAGGATATGGAAGACCGAGTTTTGAACTGATAAATAGCCTTTCTTCACCAGATTTTTTCCTTAAGGCAGTAGAGAGGATGGTCTCTAGCCACTGTTATTCAACAAATCATAATCAGATATCAACACATAATGTTAATATTGCAACCTTCTGAAATGTTAACCCATTTCTATAAAAGAACGCTCAGATGTGAAAAGTAATACCCGTCCAATTCGAGGTGTGCAAAAGCAAAATATTGACTGCTCTATGGCATTTGCACTTATGATATGGTCACCAATGCTGTATGCAGCCTGCACTATACAGTAAAAAAACCTCAGTTATATCAATCTAATAACGACTAGATCAAAATAAAAGGATACTGAGATGCATTGGCTGCACCAACAAATATCAACATTATGTGTTTTTTGAAAGCCTGATCTTAAAAGTTGTCCAGAATATGTTTTGGATTAGATAATGAAAAGGACTACCTTGTGGAACAAGGCTAAACGTCTCAAAGAACTGTGGGGAATTCCATATGCTAAATATGCCTGAAATAAAAGGCAAAGAAGAGAGTTAATAATAGTGTATAAAAACAAAGACAAAACCAATGAGTTGTTAACTAAATATAAGCTTACATGCATAATAAGGGCATTGTACACATTGATCCAGAATGCAATCTGAGCACTATATCCCATCTGACTTACTGTCACTTTTTCTAGCTGTTCTACCAGAGCTCTGAAATTGAAGAAATGATGCACAAATTATGTCAGCTTTAAAGAAGTTTCTCTTAAACTGATAGAGCTTAAGGAAGCTTTTCCTCCAAAGTTTCTCTATCTTTATCTAATTAGTCTTTACTTACATAGTTATGCATGTAACTGTGGATCTGTAATAAACCAACCTGTAGTTGCTAATGGCAATAGATGCACGAGAAAATTGGCTCTTATCCGTTGATATCCAAGATATCTCAATATTGGATGTGCAAGACAAATCCTGGTCCTCTCCAATGCCGCGTCTAGGTAGTACAACATTAGTTGATGACCTTGACAATAAAGGTGATCGGTTTTTCTCGGAATTCAGAGATGTTGCACTACGAAGCCAGCAATATACTGCTGCCATACACTTGACCATCTCCTCAGACAACTTGCTTGGACATTGGTAAAGTTGTTCTTTCAGGGTTCGCAGAACTGAGTTTTTCTCCATCCCCTGAACCTTCTCCTGAACCCGAAAGTTAAGTGAGGATAAGAAAGTACAAAGGAAAACATGCATGGCATTATATGACGGGCCAACCTAGTATTCATATGGGTGTAAACATTTCTTACCTTAATTGGGTATGAACAAGACATGTCAAATAGAATTTCACTTTTTCCACAGAACTGTGAAGCATCAATACTTCTAGAGGTTCTTTTCCCTGAGTCATTAGTGGAAACTAGAGCTTGCAAAGGCCTCAGAGGAAACTTTTTTGATGAACAAAATGCGCTTGAAATAATACTCGGGTGTTTCCTTGATGTATGTTTTGTACGAGCGGGAGAAGCCTTGCCGGAGCTTTGCCCAGAAGGGGGCCGACTAACACAATGGTCAAAAATGCTCCTATAGAGGGAGAGTACATGTTGCTCACGGTTTGCAACCTCTTCCTCAAGTAACTCGATCTCAGTTATCAATTCTTTTGTCTGAAATTAATCAGTTCAGTATTGTAGTTGTTAAGTATACATTCAAGCACAGAGACCTCTACATAACTCATATATAGATCAGAAATATGTAAAACATGTTAATATATGCAGGCAACTCTAAGAAATCTACATGCTGAATAGTAACTTCTGTCTTGTAGAGAATGAAACCTAGAGTAGACCAAGGTCTCGTATACATTTTTCAAACAGTTCTAACTGCTAAGAAGTCACATGTTTCTAAGTCGTAATGTTACCTGTGCAGCAAAATGCCTGTGTCCTGGAGATAAAGTGCTTGAAGCCCGCCCCATTGCTCTCTCAAGCATAATTCGCATAGATTTTTCTTGTTGCAAACGTAATTGCAGCAGTTCAATCTGTAAAAGGGGAAAACCATGGTTAATGCTATTGCTGAAAATGCAGCAAAAGAGTTCATAATTCATAATACAGCCATTCAGCTTTAGCCAAACCAGTGATGCCATTATTTTCTGTGCAAATTAAGGACTTATGTATAGAATAAAGAGTATTTGCCCATCAATTGCCCAACTGAAGTGGAACTAAAACGGTTCATCTTCACCGAAGAAATTGTACAGAAAGTGAGTGTCTAACTCAATATATGAATACAAATGCACAATAACATAACATCATGGTAATTTACTGTATCTGTCAGTGGTGAAGATGCTTCTTTTCTGTCATCTATGTGAAGGAAAATTGTGAGAATCGTGTTTAAAAGTGAACATCCAGTATTTGCAGAACCAACATTCTAATCAAAGGAAGTTATCTAATTTCAAGGCTTACATCTTTCTCCAAAGAGGCTCGCTGGTTCAACGAAGGATTTTTGTTTCTATAAGCAGACCGGTCAAGACAAGGACCTGGAGTCCTATAAGCCCTAGTAGATAATGGAGATGCCTGCAATGTTCATATTCGAAAAAACCGATAGTGAAAACATAAAAACAGAGAAGACTTTCTTGGCATTTTTACGAATTGATTCTCACATGTAACTCCTCCTGTTGTTTCTTCTCGGGATGCAGAACTCCATCTCTTGAAACATCCAAATCTTTGCCTGAGGCACTGTAAGAAAAACAAGTAAACTGTCATCATGATGCACCATTTCCACTTTATTAGGTCCCAAATCTTTCACTTTCTGATCAAGTTAAAAGCATGTCAAGAGCCTAACCTCCTAAAAATACCACATTAGAAAAGAAAGTTTGAGGAAGAAAGGAAGCAAGCACCATCCAAGTACAAAGAAAAATAAACCCAAGAAGCTGGATTACCAGCATAGGAAACTAGTAAAGTGAAGAAGTGTGACCTCTTCGAACGCCTATGTTGAGCCTGAACACGTGGATATGATGATGACCAAGAACAATCttcattttctctcttttctccTCTTGTGGCAACTGCAGCTGCTTCTTCCTGGCCTAAATGGAAACCATCCATTGCCCTTGTGTCATCAACTCTACACACACTATTCTAATCTTTCACATTCTTTAACACTATATAATATAACAATGGTTTACCATTATATTATTGACAGAATAAGTTCAAACgtgagaaaaataaataaaacccgaCAAATATATATGATTGTTGTGACAAAAAGGGCAAGGCTTGAGAGTTATAGTTACATCAAATGGAGGTACAAATGTTTGCAGTGATTGAATTCAGAGGAAACTTTAATACTGAGATTTGAAATATGGGATTTTTTTAAGTTtgtaaaaaagagaaaaagaatatgaaataaataaggcAAAGGTTACCAGTTATGAGTCTCCAATGGGACCGGGTAGTTGCCTGCTTAGAATTCAATTTCAGCACTTGAGACAGAGAGTTGTTGAGTGCATTGAATATGAGGAGTTATTTCACTTCCATCTTTTTTCTGTCTTGCTCTTTAATATTTTCTCGAGAAAAAAAAAGGGTACCgttagaattttgaaatttatgagaAAATTGCAGAAT
Above is a genomic segment from Gossypium arboreum isolate Shixiya-1 chromosome 8, ASM2569848v2, whole genome shotgun sequence containing:
- the LOC108468987 gene encoding uncharacterized protein LOC108468987 isoform X3, coding for MDGFHLGQEEAAAVATRGEKRENEDCSWSSSYPRVQAQHRRSKSASGKDLDVSRDGVLHPEKKQQEELHASPLSTRAYRTPGPCLDRSAYRNKNPSLNQRASLEKDIELLQLRLQQEKSMRIMLERAMGRASSTLSPGHRHFAAQTKELITEIELLEEEVANREQHVLSLYRSIFDHCVSRPPSGQSSGKASPARTKHTSRKHPSIISSAFCSSKKFPLRPLQALVSTNDSGKRTSRSIDASQFCGKSEILFDMSCSYPIKEKVQGMEKNSVLRTLKEQLYQCPSKLSEEMVKCMAAVYCWLRSATSLNSEKNRSPLLSRSSTNVVLPRRGIGEDQDLSCTSNIEISWISTDKSQFSRASIAISNYRALVEQLEKVTVSQMGYSAQIAFWINVYNALIMHAYLAYGIPHSSLRRLALFHKAAYSIGDHIISANAIEQSIFCFCTPRIGRWLETILSTALRKKSGEERLFISSKLGLPYPQPLACFALCTAKSLHCIKC
- the LOC108468987 gene encoding uncharacterized protein LOC108468987 isoform X2 gives rise to the protein MDGFHLGQEEAAAVATRGEKRENEDCSWSSSYPRVQAQHRRSKSASGKDLDVSRDGVLHPEKKQQEELHASPLSTRAYRTPGPCLDRSAYRNKNPSLNQRASLEKDIELLQLRLQQEKSMRIMLERAMGRASSTLSPGHRHFAAQTKELITEIELLEEEVANREQHVLSLYRSIFDHCVSRPPSGQSSGKASPARTKHTSRKHPSIISSAFCSSKKFPLRPLQALVSTNDSGKRTSRSIDASQFCGKSEILFDMSCSYPIKEKVQGMEKNSVLRTLKEQLYQCPSKLSEEMVKCMAAVYCWLRSATSLNSEKNRSPLLSRSSTNVVLPRRGIGEDQDLSCTSNIEISWISTDKSQFSRASIAISNYRALVEQLEKVTVSQMGYSAQIAFWINVYNALIMHAYLAYGIPHSSLRRLALFHKAAYSIGDHIISANAIEQSIFCFCTPRIGRWLETILSTALRKKSGEERLFISSKLGLPYPQPLACFALCTGAFSDPVVTSTSLLHAKSLHCIKC
- the LOC108468987 gene encoding uncharacterized protein LOC108468987 isoform X1 produces the protein MDGFHLGQEEAAAVATRGEKRENEDCSWSSSYPRVQAQHRRSKSASGKDLDVSRDGVLHPEKKQQEELHASPLSTRAYRTPGPCLDRSAYRNKNPSLNQRASLEKDIELLQLRLQQEKSMRIMLERAMGRASSTLSPGHRHFAAQTKELITEIELLEEEVANREQHVLSLYRSIFDHCVSRPPSGQSSGKASPARTKHTSRKHPSIISSAFCSSKKFPLRPLQALVSTNDSGKRTSRSIDASQFCGKSEILFDMSCSYPIKEKVQGMEKNSVLRTLKEQLYQCPSKLSEEMVKCMAAVYCWLRSATSLNSEKNRSPLLSRSSTNVVLPRRGIGEDQDLSCTSNIEISWISTDKSQFSRASIAISNYRALVEQLEKVTVSQMGYSAQIAFWINVYNALIMHAYLAYGIPHSSLRRLALFHKAAYSIGDHIISANAIEQSIFCFCTPRIGRWLETILSTALRKKSGEERLFISSKLGLPYPQPLACFALCTGAFSDPVLKVYTASNVKEELEVAKREFLQANVVVKKSKKVFLPRVLERFAKEASISSDDILNWVAKNVDKKLHNSIQKCIDGKSKKKSSQVIDWLPYNSSFRYILSKDLTEKPWWV